The Microbacterium natoriense genomic interval AGTCGCACGGCGCTCGATCTGGGCGATCACGTAGCCGCCGTCGATCAGACGCTGCAGATGCTCGCGCACGGTGTTCGCGTGCAGACCGGTGGCCTCGCACAGCTCGCCGATCGTGCGATCGGCTCGGCTCTGCACCAGGTGCAGGATCTGCACTCTGGAGAAGCTCGAGATCGGCCCGCAGACGGGCCCGGCGCTGGCCATGTCTCCATTATGTTCTGGGCATCATCCGCAATCCGCCTGTTGGGCCGTGAATAACGTCTCCAGGCGATAGGGATCTCGGATTCCGCCGATAGCGCCCGCGCATCACTCGGCCGGAGGCGCCGCTGACGCGGCCTTCCGCACCTGCAGAAGACGGGCGGCCGGGCACATCGGATCCCGTGTCGGATGCCGCCACTAGCCTTGTGTGATGGCCACCCGCAAACCCGCTCCCCCTGCTTTCGTCTGCACGGAATGCGGCTGGACGACCGCGAAGTGGGCGGGCCGATGCGGCGAGTGCCAGCAGTGGGGCACGATTCAGGAGCAGGGCACACAGACCGGCATCGTCCAGCGCGTGACAGCGGTGGCGCCGGCATCCGATCGGGCCGCCCGCCCGATCACGCAGATCACGACGATCGATTCGCCTCGCCGCACCAGCGGGGTCGGTGAGTTCGACCGCGTGCTGGGTGGCGGCATCGTCCCGGGAGCGGCGATCCTGCTCAGCGGCGAGCCCGGCGTCGGCAAGTCGACGCTGCTGCTCGAGGTGGCCGCGAAGGCCGCGATCGCCGGGCGCCGGGTGCTGTACGCGAGCGCCGAAGAGTCGCCCGCCCAGGTGCGTCTGCGCGCTGAGCGCACGGGCGCACTGCACGACGAGCTGTACCTCGCGAGCGAGACCGATCTGGCGACCATCCTCGGGCACATCGACGAGGTGCAGCCCCAGCTCGTGATCGTCGACTCGGTGCAGACCGTGGCGTCGTCGCTGATCGACGGGGCCGCGGGTCAGCCCAGCCAGGTGCGAGAGGTGGCCTCGACGCTGATCCGCATCGCCAAGGAGCGCGGCCTGCCGATCGTCATCGTCGGGCACGTCACGAAAGACGGTCAGGTCGCCGGCCCTCGCGTACTCGAGCATCTCGTCGACGTCGTATGCCATTTCGAAGGCGACCGGCAGACCTCGCTGCGTTTCCTGCGAGCGCTGAAGAACCGCTTCGGCCCGACGGACGAAGTCGGATGCTTCGAGATGACGGGCGACGGCATCGCCGAGGTGCCCGACCCCTCCGGGCTGTTCCTCTCGCAGGGCGCGACAGAACCCGGAACGTGCGTCGCGATCGCGCTCGAGGGGCGCCGTGCGATGCCCGTCGAGGTGCAGGCGCTGACCATCAGGACCACGGCGCCCAACCCGCGGCGGGTCGTGCACGGGCTCGACGGGTCACGGGTCGCGATGGTGCTCGCCGTGCTCGAGCGTCGTGCCGGCATCAAGGTCAGCGACCAGGACGTGTACGTCTCGACGGTGGGCGGGGTGCGCTTCACGGAGCCCGCGGCAGATCTCGCGATCGCGATCGCGGTGGCGGGATCTCTGAGCAACAGCGCGGTGCCACGCACGGTCGCCGCTGTGGGAGAGCTGAGCCTCGCCGGCGAGGTGCGCCCGGTCACGCAGTTCGCCCAGCGCCGATCCGAGGCCAAGCGGCTCGGTTACGAACAGGTGATCGACGATCGCTCGAAGACACTGCGCGCGGCGCTCGGCGACGTGCGCTCGCGCAGCACGCAGCGTCGCGACGAAGACGACATCCCGCCGTTCTGATTCGGGCGGAAGCTCAGGCGTCGAGCGCCTTCAGCAGTTCCTCGGGCGACGCCTGCATCGGGTGCGGGCCGGCGATGTCGAGGAAGACCGTCGTGATGGGGTGAGTGGCGAGGAACTGCCTCAGCCAGTCAGCGGTGTAGATCCCGACGCCCGGAGGCAGATTGTCGGGCTTGTGCTTCGCGTCGCTGAACAGGAGAAGCGCGAGGTCGCCGGTGCGGGAATCCCGATACGTCCATACTTCGCCGGTGTCGAGCGGGTTGTCGCGCGCACCGGGCTTGACCAGGGGAACGACCGTGGTTCCGTGGCGGAGCGCCAGGGCGACCGCGGCGACATCCTGTTTCTCCAACGCCGCTGCCAGAGCATCCGATCGGAATTCCTCTGGTGCCGGTTTCTTGCTGCCGGGCTTAGCCTTCTTCGCTGCCATGACTCCAGCTTATTCACGGCTCATCGGGCCGTGCGCGAAAAGACGACCTGGATAGAGTTGGGGCCCTCTCGAGTCCCACATTGGGGACTGGGGTACTCGAGAGGGCCCTTGGGCTCTCGAGCGGCGGTGTCGAAGCGCTGGGGACGCTGTAAGTCGACGCCACTGGGGATGGCATGATGCCGCGTGTTCAGAGAGCCAAGTCAATGGTATCCCAAAGAACGGATGCTGTGGGCACCAATTCTGAGTACGAGTCTGTATTCGCGCTCAGTAGAGCAGGATCTGCTTCGACACCGTTCCCTCGAACCCGCCGATCTGCACGTCGACGTGGTACGAGGCGCCGCCACCAGGGGCGTGCGGACGGTTCTCTGAGGCGCAGGATTCGACGCTCGATCGGGTGCGGTCCCAGGTGACAGGCGTCTTGCTCTCGACAGTGGCGCCGGCCGCGAGGGTCGCGATCATGCTGCTCGGATTCTGCTGGCAGTCTGTCGAGCGCCACCACACGTCGTCGCCGCTGGACACCGTGAACACCTGAGTGCTCGATCCGACGTCGATCGTGCAGTCGGTAGAGCCGTTGTTGGTGAGCCGGATCGACAGCTGCGGCAGCACACCCGCCTCATAGGTGTCGGCGTCGGTGAGCGCTTCGATCGCGACGTCCTTCGCCTCGCAGGCGACGATGCCGGGAGTCTCCTCGTTCGTCGGCTCGGCGCTGGCCCCGGTGGTGTCGGTCGCTTCGGGCGATGCCGTATCGGTCGCGGGCGCAGTCGGCGTCGGGGTGTCGACGGCTTCGGCCGCGTTCGCCCAGGGCTTGGCGACCAGGAGCCAGATCGAGACGCCGATGACGGCGACGACGACGATCAGCGCGAGAAGCAGGACGAACCGCCGACGGCGATAGACGGCGGCGGAACGGCGGGGCATTCCTCCAGGCTAACCGAGCTTCTTGAGCATCCGCGTGTTGCCGAGCGTGTTCGGCTTGACGTGCGCCAGGTCGAGGAACTCCTCGACGCCGGCGTCACCGCTGCGCAGCAGCTGGGAGTACACATCGGAGTCGACGACCTGCTCGCCGATGGGCGTGTAACCGCGGCGACCGAAGAACTCGGTCTCGAAGGTGAGGCAGAACAGTCGGCTGAGGCCGAGGGCTTTGGCGTGCTCCTCGAGCCGGTCGACGATCGCCCGGCCCACGCCGTGGTGCAGCCACTCGTCGCTGACCATCAGCGTGCGGACCTCGCCGAGGTCTTCCCAGAACACGTGCAGCGCACCGCATCCGATCAGCGCGCCGTCGGCCTCGGCGACGACGAACTCCTGCACGGCGCCGTAGAGCACCGCGAGGTCCTTGCCGAGGAGGATGCGACGTTCGACCATCGGCTGCAGGAGGTTGCGGATGCCGACGATGTCGGTGCTGCGGGCCGGACGGACGATGTAGTCGCTCACGTACTCAAGCCTAGGTCCACGCGCCTGCCAGGATGCTGCGCGCGCCCGCCCGGCCCCGTCCCGCGCGCGCCACCAGGTTCTCGACGCGCCACCAGGTTTCAGGCGTTCACTCCGCGGTGGGACGCGTATGGCGTGGTGGCGGACGTGTCTCCCCTGGCACGACGTCCCCGCACACGACGCCCCCTCACACGACGAAGGGGCGGATGCCGCAGCATCCGCCCCTTCTCAATTCCTGAGCCCGCCCGAGGCGGACCGGAGGTCACTCCCCGCTGGCGACCGCCAGGTCGGGGGTGGCCGTGATCTCGCCGCCGGTGTTCACGCCGACCGCGATCTTCTCGCCACGCGGACCGTGCTCGAAGAGGAACTCTCCGTTCTCGGCGTCGACCTTGACGTGGTCGCCCGAGGAGAGCTCGCCGTGCAGGATCTTCTCCGACAGGCGGTCCTCGATCTCATGCTGCATCGCGCGACGCAGCGGGCGCGCGCCGAGAGCCGGGTCAAACCCGATCTCGATGAGACGCTCCTTGGCGGCGGTCGACAGCTCGATCGTCATGTCGCGGTCGAGCAGCCGCTCGCCGAGGCGCTTGGTGAACAGATCGACGATCTGCACCAGCTCCTCCTTGTTGAGCTGCGGGAACACGATGATGTCGTCGACGCGGTTCAGGAACTCGGGCTTGAAATTGCGCTTCAGCTCCTCGTTGACCTTGCCCTTCATCCGCTCGTAGGTCGTGGCGTTGCTGCCCTCGATCTGGAAGCCGACGGGACCACCGGCGATGTCACGAGCACCGAGGTTGGTGGTCATGATGATGACGGTGTTCTTGAAGTCGATCACACGACCCTGACCATCGGTCAGGCGACCCTCTTCGAGGATCTGCAGGAGCGAGTTGAAGATGTCCGGGTGGGCCTTCTCGATCTCGTCGAACAGCACCACGCTGAACGGCTTGCGGCGCACCTTCTCGGTGAGCTGACCGCCCTCTTCGAATCCGACGAATCCAGGAGGGGCGCCGAACAGACGCGAGACGGTGTGCTTCTCGCCGAACTCGCTCATGTCGAGCGAGATGAGCGCTGCCTCGTCGTCGAACAGGAACTCGGCGAGCGCCTTGGCGAGCTCGGTCTTTCCGACACCCGTGGGGCCGGCGAAGATGAACGAACCAGAGGGGCGCTTCGGGTCCTTGAGGCCCGCGCGCTGGCGGCGGATCGTCTTGGAGAGGGCGGCGATCGCCTCCTCCTGACCGATGACGCGCTGGTGCAGGGCCTTCTCCATGAAGACGAGTCGGCTGGACTCCTCCTCGGTGAGCTTGAAGACCGGGATGCCGGTGGCCTGAGCGAGCACCTCGGCGATCAGACCCTCGTCGACCACGGCGGGGCTGGAGACGTCACCCGAGCGCCACTGCTTCTCGAGGCGCAGACGCTCCGCGAGGAGACTCTTCTCCTCGTCGCGCAGCGACGCGGCCTTCTCGAAGTCCTGCTCCTCGGAGGCGACCTCCTTCTGCTCG includes:
- a CDS encoding dehydrogenase; translated protein: MAAKKAKPGSKKPAPEEFRSDALAAALEKQDVAAVALALRHGTTVVPLVKPGARDNPLDTGEVWTYRDSRTGDLALLLFSDAKHKPDNLPPGVGIYTADWLRQFLATHPITTVFLDIAGPHPMQASPEELLKALDA
- a CDS encoding amino-acid N-acetyltransferase, with amino-acid sequence MSDYIVRPARSTDIVGIRNLLQPMVERRILLGKDLAVLYGAVQEFVVAEADGALIGCGALHVFWEDLGEVRTLMVSDEWLHHGVGRAIVDRLEEHAKALGLSRLFCLTFETEFFGRRGYTPIGEQVVDSDVYSQLLRSGDAGVEEFLDLAHVKPNTLGNTRMLKKLG
- the radA gene encoding DNA repair protein RadA, with protein sequence MATRKPAPPAFVCTECGWTTAKWAGRCGECQQWGTIQEQGTQTGIVQRVTAVAPASDRAARPITQITTIDSPRRTSGVGEFDRVLGGGIVPGAAILLSGEPGVGKSTLLLEVAAKAAIAGRRVLYASAEESPAQVRLRAERTGALHDELYLASETDLATILGHIDEVQPQLVIVDSVQTVASSLIDGAAGQPSQVREVASTLIRIAKERGLPIVIVGHVTKDGQVAGPRVLEHLVDVVCHFEGDRQTSLRFLRALKNRFGPTDEVGCFEMTGDGIAEVPDPSGLFLSQGATEPGTCVAIALEGRRAMPVEVQALTIRTTAPNPRRVVHGLDGSRVAMVLAVLERRAGIKVSDQDVYVSTVGGVRFTEPAADLAIAIAVAGSLSNSAVPRTVAAVGELSLAGEVRPVTQFAQRRSEAKRLGYEQVIDDRSKTLRAALGDVRSRSTQRRDEDDIPPF